The Pempheris klunzingeri isolate RE-2024b chromosome 16, fPemKlu1.hap1, whole genome shotgun sequence genome includes the window TTAATTGGGGTGCCCATAAGCAGCAAACAAAGTGGcattaaaacaacagaaatttTCGGACCTGCAGTTTTACCAGAAACACTTGGTCGTCTTCTGCCTGAATCTCCTTTTCATGTACAATCTGGtgacaagcaaaaaaaaacaaaacaaagaatgaGTCTTTTTCACTTCAAGCCCTTCTTTGCAGCTCTACAACAGCTAATAAATTAGACTGGATAAAACCATCTTGATGCCTGCAGAGATATTGGGTAAAGCCTAGTACACTGGCAGTGAAAGATGATGTAGAAAGTAATGAATGGATCATTACTTTCTACATCATCTTTCACTGCCAGCAGCACTAATCAATTGGTTCTGCTGTAACCTCAGCTTGCCTACGAGGATCTTTCCAAGTTAGCCGTTGTTTTAGTAAGTAAATAGTTTTAGCAAGTACATAGTTTTAGCCTGTACCTTTCTGACTGGCGGTTTGACTATTACGTCCTCAAAGCTGTCGTCTGCTTTTATTGTCTGGAAGTTCTCGTGTAGTATGGCAATCTTCTTCTCATTGTCCCAACCTGATGGACTGACAGAGCAAGGGAGGGTTACATACCAAATACAGGTGGCCCCCGCTGTTCtagcacatacacacccacacacacacccacacacccacacacacacaggcttacaTGAAGACAGCATCTCTCTCCACCACTTGTGCCGGGCAGTGGAAAGGAAAGCCGTAGAGTCTGTGGACCAGATATTTGTACAGGATGTCCAGGTTTTTCATCTCCTTCACTGATGTGTAAACCAGAGACGCTCCGTCTGACATGGGCGTCAAGGATATTTTCAACACTACCATTTTCTAAATATGggagcaaaaataaaaactaccaccacagtgaaaaaaaactgGCATCTCTTAATAACTGTAGcactacagaaaaaaagattctAACAGTGACAAGTTTTTACCAATACAAAGAAGATAACACTAAGACAGCATGCAATCTTGGctcattttaaacacataacCCGTGAAAACATAATACTATTTCCACTCAGCATTGGCTGGAGGATGatcctgaaaaacaaacaatttcaaGCAGTGCTGGGGAATCTTTTGGCTTTTATCGAACCCTCTTTGCAACAACAACCGTTCAGATACAGCATATGTGGCCAAAATACTGCAATAACAATACTACTGTGCGCTTAGTCTATGACAGAACAAAACACCTTGGTAGTGCCGATCACTCAGCTGCATCACCATCCTTCAGCACTGAGTAGCTGGACGTCAGGAGAGCACAGGccaaaaatgtgaatgaatgccTTAAATCTCAGCATCTGACAGGAAAATTGCAGAGTCAGTGGTATTGATCAACAGCCCGATAAAACCCCCTGGGCACACTGTACTGAtcaacagtttcattgttttctgACTATTCAAATTTGTTGTGTGAGCGCCTTTTGGCTCACAGCAGCCAAAGGCAGCGACAATGTTTAGTGAAGGAtacactgcagacagaaacGTCTGACGTGAGACTGGATGAAGTCCAGGTGTTCGTCTCTGTAGTCGTGCTCCTTCTCCAGTGTGCTGATGGCATCGCACTGATGTCAGATTGGCAGGTGTCAGGCAGAGGTGAATGTGTGAAAGGAGACgcaatgccaaaaaaaaaaaaaaaaagacttttctttaAGACCTTTCTATTTCTACATTATTAAACAATGACATTTCCACAGTCCTGGAATAACGGCATGTATACAGCACAGAGTGGATAATGTACACTTTGATTTTAAggtaaaagtaaaatgtgtttccCACATAAGCCAGCaatgactgagtgtgtgtaccttgGTGCAGACAACCACCACTGGTATCCCCAggttgtgtgtaagtgtgttgtCTCCTAATGGCAGCAGCACACTCTCCTCATCTTCACTCCTCCTCTGCGGGGTGCCATCCTCCCCACTCCCTGGCTCTGTGTACTCCTGGAACTGTTttacaactacacacacacacacacacacacacacacacacaaacaactttaAAGAACACCAACAAtgataaacaaataataaaggGGTTACAATTTAAAGAAATACTTCCTTATACTTTATTTTTCGACTTAGTCTACTAGTCAGCCTGACAGCTGTCAGTATGACTCACGTCTGTGCTCAAGTTCCCGCAGCGTTTCCGGGGCAACCCGAAGTTTGTCGATGTGTTCCCTAGCGACAGCGGCCCACTTCTGGAGAGAGTCCAGGGCGTTCCATGGCCGTGACATGTCAAGTGTTATCAGCAGCAACGTGTTGCCGATCGAGTCCACTGGCACAGCTACTCCCTGTAGACCTTTGTGGTAAAGGTCTCCGTCTAATACCCAGGCATTACACCTCGTCTGgtctataaacacacacacagacaaaacacgtaaatacacacacacacagacaaagcacataaatacacattcCTTTACAATCATACTGCAAGACTACATGGACTTCAGACATGTAGCATCAGTGAACAGCTGACAATTGCGGGTTACCATCAATGTCGTCGTCATGGACACTGAAGTAGAGGTATTCCAGGCCGCGCCCTTTCATGTACTCTTCGACCCCCTGTAGCTTTGCAACCAAGGTGGTCTTTCCTGAACCCACCtcaccttaacacacacacacacaaaatcagtaAGTAATACAATTATGGTAGTAGACTCTTCCTGGCAAGCATCCACTGCTATAATAACATTTCAGTTTAGTGTAGAAATCAT containing:
- the dync1li1 gene encoding cytoplasmic dynein 1 light intermediate chain 1 isoform X1 gives rise to the protein MATSGRSALLSSTSVGPKSTLESSNQEEEDGQDLWSTILSEVSTHSRSKLPSGRNVLVMGEVGSGKTTLVAKLQGVEEYMKGRGLEYLYFSVHDDDIDDQTRCNAWVLDGDLYHKGLQGVAVPVDSIGNTLLLITLDMSRPWNALDSLQKWAAVAREHIDKLRVAPETLRELEHRLVKQFQEYTEPGSGEDGTPQRRSEDEESVLLPLGDNTLTHNLGIPVVVVCTKCDAISTLEKEHDYRDEHLDFIQSHVRRFCLQYGASLVYTSVKEMKNLDILYKYLVHRLYGFPFHCPAQVVERDAVFIPSGWDNEKKIAILHENFQTIKADDSFEDVIVKPPVRKIVHEKEIQAEDDQVFLVKLQSLLAKQPAVTAGRPVDTTTRAPTGSPRTSNRSAAANVANAMPQSGQTSEGVLANFFNSLLTKKAGTGGPGTPGGGNNTPGTVRKSDMNITHGSKLGLGDVQAELDRISSRETDSDLPNANETPATDGQDT
- the dync1li1 gene encoding cytoplasmic dynein 1 light intermediate chain 1 isoform X2, with protein sequence MATSGRSALLSSTSVGPKSTLESSNQEEEDGQDLWSTILSEVSTHSRSKLPSGRNVLVMGEVGSGKTTLVAKLQGVEEYMKGRGLEYLYFSVHDDDIDDQTRCNAWVLDGDLYHKGLQGVAVPVDSIGNTLLLITLDMSRPWNALDSLQKWAAVAREHIDKLRVAPETLRELEHRLVKQFQEYTEPGSGEDGTPQRRSEDEESVLLPLGDNTLTHNLGIPVVVVCTKCDAISTLEKEHDYRDEHLDFIQSHVRRFCLQYGASLVYTSVKEMKNLDILYKYLVHRLYGFPFHCPAQVVERDAVFIPSGWDNEKKIAILHENFQTIKADDSFEDVIVKPPVRKIVHEKEIQAEDDQVFLVKLQSLLAKQPAVTAGRPVDTTTRAPTGSPRTSNRSAAANVANAMPQSGQTSEGVLANFFNSLLTKKAGTGGPGTPGGGNNTPGTVRKSGSKLGLGDVQAELDRISSRETDSDLPNANETPATDGQDT